The proteins below come from a single Aegilops tauschii subsp. strangulata cultivar AL8/78 chromosome 6, Aet v6.0, whole genome shotgun sequence genomic window:
- the LOC141026075 gene encoding uncharacterized protein, with translation MGERGFGSIRRKIAKLKKQLVDARIRAAQTGHNQEVREIEDQLRETYERDEITYRQRSRTDWLQAGDQNTKYFQARATHRRRKNTVKALLKEDDSRSVVNEDMREVAASLYEQLFSSEGSAGAQDVLSNIAPAVSDDMNAKLIEQFSDQEIEKALFQMGPTKASSPDGLPALFYQCHWALVKEDVCAAVKDFLNGAATPDSFNATVIVMIPKISSPELMS, from the coding sequence ATGGGCGAGAGAGGTTTTGGGTCTATCCGAAGGAAGATTGCCAAGCTTAAGAAACAGTTAGTTGATGCTAGAATCCGAGCTGCCCAAACTGGCCATAATCAGGAGGTCAGGGAGATTGAGGATCAGCTACGTGAGACTTACGAGCGGGATGAGATTACGTACAGACAGAGGTCTCGGACGGATTGGCTACAGGCAGGCGACCAAAATACGAAGTACTTCCAAGCCAGGGCAACTCACAGGAGGAGGAAAAACACGGTTAAAGCGCTTCTAAAGGAAGATGATTCTCGCTCGGTTGTGAATGAGGACATGCGTGAAGTTGCTGCATCTTTGTATGAGCAGTTGTTCTCCTCAGAGGGCTCGGCAGGAGCGCAGGATGTGTTGAGCAATATAGCACCAGCAGTCTCTGATGATATGAATGCTAAGCTCATTGAACAGTTTTCTGACCAGGAGATCGAAAAGGCTCTGTTTCAGATGGGGCCAACCAAGGCGTCTAGCCCGGACGGGCTGCCAGCCTTGTTCTATCAGTGCCACTGGGCGCTTGTCAAAGAGGACGTTTGTGCAGCGGTTAAGGACTTCCTGAATGGGGCTGCTACTCCGGACTCCTTTAATGCCACGGTGATTGTCATGATTCCCAAAATAAGTTCTCCGGAGTTAATGTCTTAG
- the LOC109732408 gene encoding uncharacterized protein — protein MGRWTGVVHVPLSQGGPLFRVAASLILTPSKALAVPRANAILFTGDRVPGTGEPAIERLSDAAYLAKVLAGKLAGEANAWVVDAACFAGPFAVYRELVPAVDTVGDPERYDPTGLPAAAGVASILAHCIREIQNKVMRGSLNDSTGNQEPTASLLPPCAPKTIILGFSKGGVVVNQLVAELSYWASKSAKGSVDVSRQNSALLTPDLLVPATASDILSSISEFHYLDVGLSCPGAYTTDHAVIKGIASYVSQTTDSLCFVLHGTPRQWSDPNRPWILAEKNTMLRLLQDEANKCEGRLTLSEKRYFGGRPRSLLMHFEILEAMDIS, from the exons ATGGGACGGTGGACCGGCGTCGTCCACGTCCCGCTCTCCCAGGGCGGCCCCCTCTTCCGCGTCGCTGCCTCGCTCATCCTCACGCCCTCCAAAGCCCTCGCC GTTCCACGCGCAAACGCGATCCTCTTCACGGGCGACCGCGTCCCCGGCACCGGCGAGCCGGCGATCGAGCGGCTGTCGGACGCCGCCTACCTCGCCAAGGTCCTCGCTGGGAAGCTCGCCGGGGAAGCCAACGCGTGGGTGGTCGATGCCGCTTGCTTTGCCGGGCCGTTTGCGGTCTACCGAGAGCTTGTGCCGGCCGTGGACACCGTTGGGGACCCTGAGCGGTATGACCCCACTGGCCTACCGGCGGCGGCTGGCGTTGCCAGCATCTTGGCACATTGTATTCGGGAG ATACAAAATAAGGTCATGAGGGGGTCATTGAATGATTCCACAGGCAATCAAGAACCTACTGCATCGTTGCTACCGCCGTGTGCTCCTAAAACTATCATCCTGGGGTTCAGTAAGGGCGGAGTTGTCGTCAACCAGCTTGTGGCAGAACTTTCTTACTGGGCCTCAAAATCAGCAAAAGGTTCAGTTGATGTTTCACGGCAAAACTCAGCCCTCTTGACCCCTGATCTACTTGTTCCTGCTACAGCTAGTGATATTTTATCAAGTATTTCCGAGTTCCATTATTTGGATGTGGGCCTCAGTTGTCCTGGAGCATACACTACTGATCATGCGGTGATCAAGGGGATAGCCAGCTATGTCTCTCAGACTACTGATAGTCTCTGTTTTGTCCTTCATGGGACTCCGCGGCAGTGGTCTGATCCGAACCGCCCATGGATCCTGGCCGAGAAAAACACGATGCTGCGGTTGCTTCAGGACGAGGCCAACAAATGTGAAGGGAGACTGACGCTATCTGAAAAGAGGTATTTTGGTGGTAGACCACGCAGTCTGCTGATGCATTTTGAGATTTTGGAAGCAATGGACATCTCCTGA